From Rhizobium sp. NZLR1, a single genomic window includes:
- the xylA gene encoding xylose isomerase — MSTGFFGDIQKIKYEGPDSTNPLAFRHYQPDEIVMGKRMEDHLRFAVAYWHTFTWPGGDPFGGQTFLRPWFEDTMKAAKLKADVAFEFFSLLGSPYYCFHDADVRPEGKNFAENTKNLNEIVDYFAEKQAATGTKLLWGTANLFSNRRYMSGAATNPDPDVFAFAAATVKTCIDATQKLGGENYVLWGGREGYETLLNTDLKRELDQLGRFLNLVVEYKHKIGYKGTILIEPKPQEPTKHQYDYDVATVYGFLKKHGLENEVKLNIEQGHAILAGHSFEHELALANALGIFGSIDMNRNDYQSGWDTDQFPNNVPEMALAYYHVLAGGGFKTGGTNFDSKLRRQSLEPADLLIGHIGGMDCCARGLKAAARMIEDKALSQPLADRYAGWESAEAQKLFRGEYSLDEITTWVETKDVNPQPRSGKQELLENVVNRYV; from the coding sequence ATGAGCACCGGATTTTTCGGCGATATCCAGAAAATAAAATACGAAGGCCCCGACAGCACCAATCCGCTGGCCTTCCGCCATTACCAGCCGGACGAGATCGTCATGGGCAAGCGCATGGAAGACCACCTGCGCTTTGCCGTGGCCTATTGGCACACCTTCACCTGGCCGGGCGGCGACCCCTTCGGTGGCCAGACCTTCCTGCGCCCCTGGTTCGAGGACACGATGAAGGCCGCCAAGCTCAAGGCCGACGTCGCCTTCGAATTCTTCTCGCTGCTCGGCTCGCCCTATTACTGCTTCCATGACGCCGACGTGCGTCCGGAGGGCAAGAATTTCGCCGAGAACACCAAAAACCTCAATGAGATCGTCGACTACTTCGCCGAGAAGCAGGCCGCAACCGGCACCAAGCTGCTCTGGGGCACGGCAAACCTGTTCTCCAACCGCCGCTACATGTCCGGTGCGGCGACCAACCCGGATCCTGACGTTTTTGCTTTCGCCGCCGCGACGGTCAAGACCTGCATCGACGCGACGCAGAAGCTGGGCGGCGAGAACTACGTGCTCTGGGGCGGCCGCGAAGGCTACGAGACGCTGCTCAACACCGATCTCAAACGTGAGCTCGACCAACTCGGACGCTTCCTCAACCTCGTCGTCGAATACAAGCACAAGATCGGCTACAAGGGCACGATCCTGATCGAGCCGAAGCCCCAGGAGCCGACCAAGCACCAGTACGATTACGACGTTGCGACCGTCTATGGCTTCCTCAAGAAGCACGGACTTGAAAACGAGGTGAAACTCAATATCGAGCAGGGCCACGCGATCCTCGCCGGCCACTCCTTCGAGCACGAACTGGCGCTTGCCAATGCGCTCGGCATCTTCGGCTCGATCGACATGAACCGCAACGACTACCAATCTGGCTGGGATACCGACCAGTTCCCGAACAATGTTCCCGAAATGGCGCTCGCTTACTATCACGTTCTGGCAGGCGGGGGCTTCAAAACCGGCGGCACCAATTTCGACTCGAAGCTGCGCCGCCAGTCTCTCGAGCCGGCGGATCTGCTGATCGGTCACATTGGCGGAATGGATTGCTGCGCCCGCGGCCTGAAGGCCGCTGCCAGGATGATCGAGGACAAGGCTCTGTCGCAGCCGCTCGCCGATCGTTATGCCGGCTGGGAATCCGCCGAGGCGCAGAAGCTCTTCCGCGGCGAGTATTCGCTGGATGAGATCACGACTTGGGTCGAGACCAAGGACGTCAATCCGCAGCCGAGATCCGGCAAGCAGGAACTGCTCGAGAACGTCGTCAATCGTTACGTCTGA
- a CDS encoding HlyD family secretion protein, with amino-acid sequence MSSNQKSSVARIVSENAGAEEATAEVAAVAEAPTAEAREMPSAPAQSAPAPAAAAAKKRRSPVLPIFVLALLAGGGWYGYEWWTNGRFMVSTDDAYIEGDIATISPKVTGYVAKVNVVANQEVKAGDVLATLDNGDYQNALDQAEAQIATEQLSLQRIDAQIEGANASLVQARAQKVALEAAVRGAEITQKRQSDLQAKSVGTAADLDNANIALDQAKANLAGGDANITAAQANITILQAQRKEAEGSVRSLEISRDKAARDLSFTVLKAPYDGIVGNRSVQEGDLVSPGQRLMALVPVRRLYIDANFKETQIQHLVPGSKVNVHVDAYSDHPVVGTVESISPASGSVFSMLPPENATGNFTKVIQRVPVRIALPQDALDSGRLRAGLSVVVDVDTRTAPSK; translated from the coding sequence ATGTCGAGCAACCAGAAAAGCAGCGTCGCGCGGATCGTTAGCGAAAACGCCGGAGCCGAAGAGGCCACTGCTGAAGTCGCGGCCGTTGCAGAAGCTCCGACGGCGGAAGCCCGCGAGATGCCATCTGCGCCTGCGCAGTCGGCGCCGGCTCCGGCCGCTGCAGCTGCGAAGAAGCGCCGCAGCCCGGTGCTGCCGATCTTTGTTCTCGCTCTTCTCGCGGGCGGCGGCTGGTATGGTTACGAATGGTGGACGAACGGCCGCTTCATGGTGTCGACTGACGACGCCTATATCGAGGGCGATATTGCAACGATTTCGCCGAAGGTCACGGGCTACGTCGCGAAAGTGAATGTAGTCGCCAACCAGGAAGTCAAAGCGGGCGACGTGCTTGCCACGCTTGATAACGGCGACTATCAGAACGCCCTCGATCAGGCCGAGGCCCAGATCGCCACTGAACAGCTTTCGCTGCAGCGCATTGACGCGCAGATCGAAGGCGCCAATGCCAGCCTCGTGCAGGCGCGGGCGCAAAAGGTGGCACTCGAAGCGGCCGTTCGCGGTGCCGAGATCACCCAGAAGCGCCAGAGCGATTTGCAGGCGAAGTCGGTCGGCACCGCCGCCGATCTCGATAATGCCAATATCGCTCTCGACCAGGCCAAGGCCAATCTTGCCGGCGGCGATGCCAACATCACTGCTGCGCAGGCTAACATCACCATTCTCCAGGCCCAACGCAAGGAGGCCGAAGGCTCGGTCCGTTCGCTGGAAATCTCGCGCGACAAGGCCGCCCGCGACCTGTCCTTCACCGTGCTCAAGGCACCTTATGACGGCATCGTCGGCAACCGCTCGGTTCAGGAAGGCGATCTCGTTTCTCCCGGTCAGCGTCTGATGGCGCTTGTTCCGGTGCGCCGGCTTTATATAGACGCCAACTTCAAGGAAACGCAGATCCAGCATCTGGTGCCCGGCTCGAAGGTCAACGTCCATGTCGATGCCTATAGCGATCATCCTGTGGTCGGGACCGTCGAATCGATCTCGCCGGCTTCCGGCTCGGTCTTTTCGATGCTGCCGCCGGAAAATGCCACGGGCAACTTCACCAAGGTGATCCAGCGCGTGCCGGTGCGCATCGCGCTGCCGCAGGATGCGCTCGACAGCGGGCGTCTGCGCGCCGGCCTCAGCGTCGTCGTCGACGTCGACACCCGCACGGCGCCGAGCAAGTAA
- the gltX gene encoding glutamate--tRNA ligase produces MTTSGVRVRIAPSPTGEPHVGTAYIALFNYLFAKKHGGEFILRIEDTDATRSTPEFETKVLDALKWCGLEWKEGPDIGGPYGPYRQSDRKPMYQPYAEELLEKGHAFRCFCTPARLEQMRETQRAAGKPPKYDGLCLNLTAEEVTSRMAAGETTVVRMKIPAEGSCDFNDGVYGDVSIPWDSVDMQVLIKADGMPTYHMANVIDDHLMKITHVARGEEWLASVPKHILLYRYFGWDQPVFMHLSLMRNADKSKLSKRKNPTSISYYSALGYIPEALMNFLGLFFIQIAEGEELLTVDELSEKFDPENLSKAGAIFDIQKLDWLNGRWIREKLSEEEFRGRVLSWAMENDRLMAGLRLSQTRISKLGELPDLAGFLLKSDLGLQPSDFAKIKSPPEEILEILNTVQPDLEKILEWNVETIEAELRAIADRMGKKLKVVVSPLFVAVSGSSRSLPLFDSMAILGRSVVRQRLKLASQAVAALVGSK; encoded by the coding sequence ATGACAACTTCCGGCGTCCGCGTCCGCATCGCTCCCTCGCCGACCGGCGAGCCGCATGTCGGCACCGCTTACATCGCTCTCTTCAACTACCTTTTCGCCAAGAAGCACGGCGGCGAGTTCATTCTGCGTATCGAGGATACCGACGCGACGCGCTCGACCCCGGAATTCGAGACGAAGGTGTTGGACGCCCTGAAATGGTGCGGCCTGGAATGGAAGGAAGGCCCGGATATCGGCGGTCCCTACGGCCCCTATCGCCAGTCCGACCGCAAGCCGATGTACCAGCCTTACGCCGAGGAATTGCTGGAAAAGGGGCATGCCTTCCGCTGTTTCTGCACCCCCGCGCGCCTCGAACAGATGCGCGAAACCCAGCGCGCCGCCGGCAAGCCGCCGAAGTATGACGGCCTCTGCCTCAACCTGACCGCAGAGGAAGTGACCTCGCGCATGGCAGCCGGCGAGACGACCGTCGTCCGGATGAAGATCCCGGCCGAAGGCTCCTGCGACTTCAACGACGGTGTCTACGGCGATGTCTCCATCCCCTGGGATTCCGTTGACATGCAGGTGCTGATCAAGGCCGATGGCATGCCGACCTATCACATGGCCAACGTCATCGACGACCATCTGATGAAGATCACCCATGTGGCACGCGGCGAGGAATGGCTGGCGTCAGTGCCGAAGCACATTCTGCTCTATCGCTATTTCGGCTGGGATCAGCCGGTCTTCATGCATCTCTCACTGATGCGCAATGCCGACAAATCGAAATTGTCGAAGCGCAAGAACCCGACCTCGATCTCCTATTATTCCGCGCTCGGCTATATCCCGGAAGCGCTGATGAACTTCCTCGGCCTGTTCTTCATCCAGATCGCCGAAGGCGAGGAACTGTTGACGGTGGATGAGCTCTCCGAGAAGTTCGACCCGGAAAACCTCTCCAAGGCCGGCGCGATCTTCGACATCCAGAAGCTCGACTGGCTGAACGGCCGCTGGATCCGCGAGAAGCTGTCGGAAGAAGAGTTCCGTGGCCGCGTGCTGAGCTGGGCGATGGAAAACGATCGCCTGATGGCGGGCCTGCGCCTGTCGCAGACGCGCATTTCAAAGCTCGGCGAACTGCCCGACCTTGCCGGCTTTCTGCTGAAGTCCGATCTCGGCCTGCAGCCTTCCGACTTCGCCAAGATCAAGTCGCCGCCGGAAGAGATCCTGGAGATCCTCAACACTGTTCAGCCGGATCTCGAAAAGATCCTGGAATGGAATGTCGAGACGATCGAGGCGGAGCTGCGCGCGATCGCCGACCGCATGGGCAAGAAGCTGAAGGTCGTGGTCTCGCCCCTCTTCGTCGCTGTGTCCGGCTCGTCGCGTTCCCTGCCGCTCTTCGATTCCATGGCGATCCTCGGCCGGTCCGTCGTGCGTCAGCGCCTGAAGCTCGCCTCGCAGGCGGTCGCCGCCCTCGTTGGCTCGAAGTAA
- a CDS encoding TerC family protein → MQGIMTLIQDPAAWVALITLVVMEVVLGIDNLIFISILTNKLPPEHREKARKIGIGLALVMRLALLGTVAWIVQLTEPLFEAFGHGFSWKDLILIAGGLFLVWKATKEIHHSVDPIDQQEDFIAKSTTTGFASAIGQILLLDLVFSVDSIITAVGMTPHLPIMVVAVVAAVTVMLVAATPLANFIERNPTIVMLALAFLLMIGTTLIAEGMGFHVPKGYVYAAMAFSALVEVLNMFARNARKRKREGAH, encoded by the coding sequence ATGCAGGGAATCATGACGCTCATTCAGGATCCGGCCGCCTGGGTGGCGCTCATCACGCTGGTGGTTATGGAAGTCGTTCTCGGGATCGACAACCTGATCTTCATTTCCATTCTCACCAACAAACTGCCGCCTGAGCACCGGGAGAAGGCTCGCAAGATCGGCATCGGTCTTGCGCTCGTCATGCGCCTGGCACTCCTCGGCACCGTCGCCTGGATCGTGCAGCTGACCGAACCGCTGTTCGAGGCTTTCGGACACGGCTTCTCCTGGAAGGATCTGATCCTGATCGCCGGCGGCTTGTTCCTAGTCTGGAAAGCCACCAAGGAAATTCACCACAGCGTCGATCCTATAGACCAGCAGGAGGATTTCATCGCGAAATCCACCACGACAGGCTTTGCATCGGCGATCGGCCAGATCCTGCTGCTCGACCTTGTCTTTTCGGTCGACAGCATCATCACCGCCGTCGGCATGACGCCGCATCTGCCGATCATGGTGGTCGCCGTCGTCGCCGCCGTTACCGTCATGCTGGTTGCCGCAACCCCGCTTGCCAACTTTATCGAGCGGAACCCGACGATCGTCATGCTGGCGCTCGCCTTCCTGCTGATGATCGGCACGACGCTAATCGCCGAAGGCATGGGCTTCCATGTGCCGAAGGGCTACGTCTACGCCGCCATGGCCTTCTCGGCGCTGGTCGAGGTGCTGAACATGTTTGCGCGCAATGCCCGCAAGCGCAAGCGGGAAGGCGCGCATTGA
- a CDS encoding DHA2 family efflux MFS transporter permease subunit: MAGSATATAGTIPAAPAHAEDHMDPRKLIAFFAMVLGMFMSILDIQIVSASLAEIQAGLSAGSDEVGWVQTAYLIAEVIMIPLSGTLARIISTRYLFAISAAGFTMASALAATATNIDQMIVYRAIQGFIGGGMIPSVFAAAFTIFPASKRSIVSPIIGLIATLAPTIGPTVGGYLSHAFSWHWLFLVNIVPGIIVTIVTWNFIDFDKPELSLFKKFDWWGLFSMGIFLGAMEYVLEEGNSNDWFNDSSIAIAAVASCVAAIIFFYRAFTVEFPVVDLKAFSNRNFSFGSIFSFVMGIGLYGLTYIYPVYLGRIRGYDSLMIGQTMFVSGLAMFFTAPIAGKLSTKMDLRLMMVIGFTSFAAGTYIMIHLTADWDFYELFIPQILRGFGLMMCMVPINNIALGTMPPSRIRGASGLFNLTRNLGGAVGLAVINTVLTNRQDVHYERLRENMDWGNPAAIDQMNNMTANFNTYGMDGASVAIKQMVGLATKQAIVLSFSDVFLILTALFVAMILGVAMIKKPAPQGGGGGGGH, translated from the coding sequence ATGGCCGGAAGTGCGACAGCAACAGCAGGGACGATTCCGGCAGCGCCCGCCCACGCCGAGGATCACATGGATCCGAGGAAGCTCATCGCCTTCTTCGCGATGGTGCTCGGCATGTTCATGTCGATCCTCGACATCCAGATCGTCTCGGCCTCGCTTGCCGAAATCCAGGCCGGCCTCTCGGCCGGCAGCGACGAAGTCGGTTGGGTGCAGACGGCCTATCTGATCGCCGAAGTGATCATGATTCCGCTTTCGGGCACGCTGGCGCGCATCATCTCGACGCGTTATCTCTTCGCAATCTCCGCTGCCGGGTTCACCATGGCGAGCGCGCTTGCGGCGACGGCGACGAATATCGACCAGATGATCGTCTACCGGGCCATCCAGGGTTTTATCGGCGGCGGCATGATCCCGTCGGTCTTCGCGGCCGCCTTCACCATCTTTCCGGCGTCGAAGCGCAGCATCGTTTCGCCGATCATCGGCCTGATCGCGACGCTGGCGCCGACCATTGGCCCCACCGTCGGCGGCTATCTCAGCCATGCCTTTTCCTGGCACTGGCTGTTCCTCGTCAATATCGTTCCCGGCATCATCGTCACGATCGTCACCTGGAACTTCATCGATTTCGACAAGCCGGAACTGTCGCTTTTCAAGAAGTTCGACTGGTGGGGGCTTTTCTCGATGGGCATCTTCCTCGGTGCGATGGAATATGTGCTCGAAGAGGGCAATTCGAACGATTGGTTCAACGACAGCTCCATCGCCATCGCTGCCGTCGCCTCGTGCGTTGCGGCCATCATCTTCTTCTATCGCGCCTTCACGGTGGAGTTCCCCGTCGTCGACCTCAAGGCCTTTTCGAACCGGAATTTCTCCTTCGGCTCGATCTTCTCCTTCGTCATGGGCATCGGCCTCTATGGCCTCACCTACATCTACCCGGTCTATCTTGGACGCATCCGCGGCTATGATTCGCTGATGATCGGCCAGACGATGTTCGTCTCCGGGCTTGCGATGTTTTTCACCGCGCCGATCGCCGGCAAGCTGTCGACGAAGATGGACCTGCGCCTGATGATGGTGATCGGTTTCACCAGCTTCGCCGCCGGTACCTACATCATGATTCACCTGACGGCGGATTGGGATTTCTACGAACTGTTCATCCCGCAGATCCTGCGCGGTTTCGGGCTGATGATGTGCATGGTGCCGATCAACAATATCGCACTCGGCACGATGCCGCCGTCGCGCATCCGCGGCGCATCCGGCCTGTTCAACCTGACCAGAAACCTCGGCGGCGCCGTCGGTCTTGCCGTCATCAACACCGTGCTCACCAACCGACAGGACGTGCACTATGAACGGCTGCGGGAGAATATGGACTGGGGCAATCCGGCGGCGATCGACCAGATGAACAACATGACCGCCAATTTCAACACCTATGGCATGGATGGCGCCTCGGTCGCGATCAAGCAGATGGTCGGTCTGGCCACCAAGCAGGCGATCGTCCTCTCTTTCAGCGACGTGTTCCTCATCCTGACCGCGCTTTTCGTTGCGATGATCCTCGGTGTCGCCATGATCAAGAAACCTGCGCCGCAAGGCGGGGGAGGCGGTGGCGGCCACTGA
- a CDS encoding LacI family DNA-binding transcriptional regulator, which yields MRPTVHDIAAAAGVSLATVDRVLNQRPGVRHVTREKVETAIRELGYIRDVAAANLAKGRTYPLVFILPASDNSFMHGLNAEIRQAVLRSPAERTDIRTIEVPAFDPAALVSVLEELSRERPCGIAMVATDAPDVRATVDRLVRERFPIVTLVSDLTGSLRHHYAGVDNIAAGRTAARLLGRFLGSRKGEIAVLAGSMLVRDHRERLEGFAAVMAAEFPHLAILPVLEGRDDPEVAHRLVADALGNADIIGVYSLGAGNRGLIRALKEKAVGRTLTVIAHELTAHTRAALVDNTIDAILNQDAGHEVRSAIRVLKAKADGLAVIEAQERIRLDIFLKDNLP from the coding sequence ATGAGGCCTACAGTTCACGATATCGCCGCTGCCGCCGGTGTCAGTCTTGCGACTGTCGACCGGGTTCTCAACCAGCGCCCAGGTGTGCGTCACGTCACGCGGGAGAAGGTCGAAACGGCGATCCGTGAGCTCGGTTATATCAGAGACGTCGCCGCCGCCAATCTCGCCAAGGGACGTACCTATCCACTGGTGTTCATCCTTCCGGCCAGCGACAATTCCTTCATGCACGGGCTCAATGCCGAGATCCGGCAGGCGGTGCTTCGCTCGCCGGCCGAGCGTACCGATATCCGCACCATCGAGGTGCCGGCTTTCGATCCGGCAGCCCTTGTCTCCGTGCTCGAAGAGCTTTCCCGGGAGAGGCCTTGCGGCATCGCGATGGTCGCGACCGATGCACCTGACGTGCGCGCCACCGTCGACAGGCTGGTGCGCGAGCGCTTTCCCATCGTCACCCTGGTTTCCGATCTCACCGGATCGCTGCGCCATCATTATGCCGGCGTCGACAATATCGCGGCCGGCCGTACAGCGGCCCGCTTGCTCGGGCGATTTCTCGGATCGCGAAAGGGCGAGATCGCCGTGCTCGCCGGCTCCATGCTGGTGCGCGACCATCGCGAGCGGCTGGAGGGCTTTGCCGCAGTCATGGCTGCGGAGTTTCCGCATCTTGCGATCCTGCCGGTTCTCGAAGGCCGCGACGACCCCGAGGTCGCCCATAGGCTCGTTGCCGACGCGCTCGGGAATGCCGATATCATCGGCGTCTACAGCCTAGGCGCCGGCAATCGCGGCCTGATCCGGGCGTTGAAGGAGAAGGCCGTCGGCCGGACGCTGACGGTCATCGCCCACGAGCTCACCGCCCATACGCGCGCAGCACTCGTCGACAATACGATCGATGCGATCCTCAACCAGGACGCCGGCCATGAAGTGCGTAGCGCCATCCGTGTATTGAAAGCCAAGGCGGACGGGCTTGCCGTCATCGAAGCGCAAGAGCGCATCCGCCTCGACATATTTCTGAAAGACAATCTGCCGTAA
- the xylB gene encoding xylulokinase, giving the protein MYLGLDLGTSGVKAMLIDGDQKIVGSANGALDVSRPHSGWSEQEPAHWVRATEEAVAGLKAKHPKELAAVKGIGLSGQMHGATLIDATDKVLRPCILWNDTRSHVEAAALDADPRFRALTGNIVFPGFTAPKLAWVEKHEPDVFARIAKVLLPKDYLRLWLTGEYISEMSDSAGTSWLDTGKRAWSSELLAATNLSKEQMPALVEGTEQAGKLRAELATQWGISGDAVVAGGAGDNAASACGMGTVSDGAAFVSLGTSGVLFAANGSYLPKPESAVHAFCHALPNTWHQMGVILSATDALNWHSGVTGKSAADLTGELGETLKAPTGVSFLPYLSGERTPHNDAVIRGAFIGLEHESSRVVLTQAVLEGVAFAIRDNLEALRSAGTGISRVTAIGGGSRSRYWLASIATALGVPVDLPADGDFGAAFGAARLGLIAATGADPIAVCTPPVTSGTIEPVSALSGTYEDAYKRYRALYPAIKSLAH; this is encoded by the coding sequence ATGTATCTCGGTCTCGATCTCGGAACCTCCGGCGTCAAGGCGATGCTGATCGACGGCGATCAGAAGATCGTCGGCTCGGCCAATGGTGCGCTCGACGTCTCGCGTCCGCATTCTGGCTGGTCGGAGCAGGAGCCGGCCCACTGGGTGCGTGCGACGGAGGAGGCCGTCGCCGGCCTCAAGGCGAAACATCCGAAGGAGCTGGCTGCAGTCAAGGGCATCGGCCTTTCCGGCCAGATGCACGGCGCGACGCTCATCGATGCCACCGACAAGGTGCTGCGTCCCTGCATTCTCTGGAACGACACGCGCAGCCACGTCGAGGCTGCGGCCCTCGATGCCGATCCGCGCTTCCGCGCGCTTACCGGCAATATCGTCTTTCCTGGCTTTACGGCGCCGAAGCTCGCCTGGGTCGAGAAGCATGAGCCCGATGTCTTTGCCAGGATCGCCAAGGTGCTGCTGCCGAAGGATTATCTGCGTCTTTGGCTGACCGGCGAATATATCTCCGAAATGTCGGATTCGGCCGGCACTTCCTGGCTTGATACCGGCAAGCGGGCCTGGTCGTCCGAACTGCTGGCTGCCACCAATCTTTCCAAGGAGCAGATGCCGGCACTCGTCGAAGGCACCGAGCAGGCCGGCAAGCTGCGGGCGGAACTTGCTACGCAATGGGGCATTTCCGGCGATGCCGTCGTTGCCGGCGGCGCGGGCGACAATGCAGCCTCGGCCTGCGGCATGGGCACGGTCAGCGACGGCGCCGCCTTCGTCTCGCTCGGCACGTCGGGCGTGCTTTTTGCCGCCAACGGCTCCTATCTGCCGAAGCCGGAAAGCGCCGTGCATGCCTTCTGCCACGCGCTGCCGAACACCTGGCACCAGATGGGCGTCATCCTGTCGGCCACCGATGCGCTTAACTGGCATTCCGGGGTCACCGGCAAATCGGCCGCCGACCTGACCGGAGAACTCGGCGAGACGCTGAAGGCGCCGACCGGCGTCAGCTTTCTCCCCTATCTCTCCGGTGAGCGCACGCCGCACAATGATGCCGTCATCCGCGGCGCCTTCATCGGCCTCGAACATGAAAGCAGCCGTGTCGTGCTGACCCAGGCGGTGCTCGAGGGTGTTGCCTTTGCCATCCGCGATAATCTCGAAGCGCTGCGCTCGGCCGGCACCGGCATATCCCGCGTCACGGCAATCGGCGGCGGTTCGCGCTCGCGTTACTGGCTGGCGTCGATCGCGACCGCGCTCGGCGTTCCGGTCGACCTGCCGGCCGATGGCGATTTTGGCGCGGCCTTCGGCGCCGCCCGCCTCGGTCTTATCGCGGCAACCGGGGCAGATCCGATTGCCGTCTGCACGCCGCCGGTGACATCGGGCACGATCGAGCCGGTGTCTGCACTGAGCGGCACTTATGAGGATGCCTACAAGCGCTACCGCGCACTCTATCCGGCGATAAAATCGCTGGCGCATTGA
- a CDS encoding AraC family transcriptional regulator: MSAVGRAIWFIESHFENDLSLEEISEAAGLSRYHLSRVFGLVTGHSISSYIRGRRLSRAVPALIGGSSTILEVALCAGYGSHEAFTRAFRDQFGVTPDAARRQGHARNLVLLEPIRMDPTHLNDLEPPRLETLPPMLFAGLQETYPYGGNAAIPSLWQKFNAHFGHISGQKGNVAYGICTHIDGEAEIFRYIAAAEVADAGDLPADFATLKLPGQRYVVFAHRGHVSGIPATMHRIFGTWWPTSGLEHGETPDMFERYDERFDPHTGMGVTEIWLPIRA; this comes from the coding sequence ATGAGCGCCGTCGGACGGGCGATCTGGTTCATAGAGAGCCATTTCGAAAACGATCTGTCGCTGGAAGAGATATCGGAAGCAGCCGGATTGTCGCGTTACCACCTGTCGCGCGTCTTCGGGCTCGTTACCGGCCACTCGATCAGCAGCTACATAAGAGGGCGGCGCCTCAGCCGCGCCGTGCCCGCATTGATCGGCGGTTCATCCACCATTCTCGAGGTTGCGCTTTGTGCGGGCTATGGCTCGCACGAGGCTTTCACCCGCGCCTTCCGCGACCAGTTCGGCGTGACGCCGGATGCTGCGCGTCGGCAAGGGCACGCCCGTAACCTTGTCCTGCTGGAGCCAATCAGAATGGACCCCACCCACCTCAACGACCTCGAACCGCCCCGCCTCGAAACCCTTCCGCCGATGCTGTTTGCCGGCTTGCAGGAAACCTACCCCTATGGCGGCAACGCCGCCATCCCGTCTCTCTGGCAGAAGTTCAATGCCCATTTCGGCCATATCTCGGGACAGAAAGGCAATGTCGCCTACGGCATCTGCACCCATATCGACGGCGAGGCGGAGATATTCCGCTATATAGCCGCGGCCGAAGTCGCCGACGCCGGTGATCTGCCGGCGGATTTTGCCACACTCAAGCTTCCCGGCCAACGTTACGTCGTCTTTGCCCACCGCGGCCATGTCTCCGGCATTCCCGCGACCATGCACAGGATCTTCGGCACATGGTGGCCGACCTCGGGCCTGGAACATGGCGAGACGCCCGACATGTTCGAACGCTACGATGAGCGCTTCGACCCCCATACAGGCATGGGCGTCACCGAAATCTGGCTGCCGATCAGAGCATGA
- a CDS encoding TetR/AcrR family transcriptional regulator codes for MTLKPDHAAVFSPPVGGGRFAAGEDPAKRQQILAGAKRVFMKMGFDAASMNDVTREAGVSKGTLYVYFTNKEELFSAMIEAERAAFVAAVRTALAEHDDPEAGLYEFGVSFVTHMTDEKVISAMRTVLGVRDRMPVLCQRFFKGPENLRTIMRDFLERHIAEGRLEIDDIDLAAGQFLDLASGSFFKLRLFGSMEEPPHRDEIERVICGAIRVFMAAYGARQHETV; via the coding sequence ATGACGCTGAAACCCGACCACGCCGCCGTCTTCAGCCCTCCCGTTGGAGGAGGCCGATTTGCTGCGGGCGAAGATCCGGCCAAGCGTCAGCAGATTCTCGCCGGCGCCAAGCGCGTCTTCATGAAGATGGGTTTCGACGCCGCCAGCATGAACGACGTGACGCGCGAGGCCGGCGTCTCCAAGGGGACGCTCTACGTCTATTTCACCAACAAGGAAGAATTGTTTTCGGCGATGATCGAGGCCGAGCGCGCCGCCTTCGTGGCGGCCGTGCGCACGGCGCTTGCCGAACATGACGATCCCGAAGCCGGTCTGTACGAATTCGGGGTGAGCTTCGTCACCCATATGACCGATGAAAAGGTCATCAGTGCCATGCGCACCGTTCTTGGCGTGCGCGACCGCATGCCGGTGCTCTGCCAACGCTTCTTCAAGGGCCCGGAAAACCTGCGCACCATCATGCGCGACTTCCTGGAACGGCACATCGCCGAAGGCAGGCTCGAAATCGACGATATCGATCTGGCCGCCGGCCAGTTTCTCGACCTCGCCAGCGGCAGTTTCTTCAAGCTCCGCCTGTTCGGAAGCATGGAAGAGCCGCCGCATCGCGACGAAATCGAGCGCGTCATCTGCGGCGCAATCCGGGTCTTCATGGCCGCCTACGGCGCGCGCCAGCACGAGACCGTCTGA